A stretch of the Aegilops tauschii subsp. strangulata cultivar AL8/78 chromosome 4, Aet v6.0, whole genome shotgun sequence genome encodes the following:
- the LOC109742075 gene encoding uncharacterized protein: MDSTAGTDLGKIVGVFYQAEDGEHSRRLLALLATSLTVIDAMQGPLSPTLLQEDDAKCLRDVKSDLKDPEGHLSSWTSNTSAGALLSATSPAFSCWNPQESRILAVSLSGFGLQGRIPPALQYCRSVNTVDLSSNALEGQIPPALCDWIPFVVNLDLCGNGLTGPVPSELANCRFLISLKLRDNAFSGQIPASLARLAAQQFLHNEDCMKVCFCVSIPARECLLRSEGAVVAMEASDLFFYYLLLLLGLCSYRVGPESLIVLVVAYYRESTIVDRQ, from the exons ATGGACTCCACCGCGGGGACGGATCTGGGGAAGATCGTGGGCGTGTTCTACCAGGCCGAGGACGGGGAGCacagccgccgcctcctcgcgctGCTCGCCACCTCCCTCACCGTGATCGACGCCATGCAAG GGCCGCTCAGTCCGACTCTGCTGCAGGAGGACGACGCCAAGTGCCTCCGCGACGTCAAAAGCGACCTCAAGGACCCCGAGGGCCACCTCTCGTCCTGGACTAGCAACACCTCGGCGGGtgcct tGCTGTCTGCGACTTCTCCGGCGTTCTCCTGCTGGAACCCGCAGGAGTCGCGCATCCTCGCCGTCTCCCTCTCCGGCTTCGGCCTCCAGGGCAGAATCCCGCCCGCGCTCCAGTACTGCCGCTCCGTCAACACGGTTGACCTCTCCTCCAACGCGCTCGAGGGCCAGATACCCCCCGCGCTCTGCGACTGGATCCCCTTCGTCGTCAACCTCGACCTCTGCGGCAACGGCCTCACCGGCCCGGTCCCCTCCGAGCTCGCCAACTGCCGCTTCCTCATCTCGCTCAAGCTCCGCGACAACGCCTTCTCTGGCCAGATCCCCGCCTCCCTCGCGCGCCTCGCTGCTCAACAG TTTCTGCATAATGAGGATTGCATGAAGGTCTGCTTCTGTGTGTCTATTCCTGCAA GGGAGTGCTTGCTCCGCTCGGAAGGAGCTGTCGTTGCTATGGAAGCCTCTGACCTCTTCTTCTACTACCTATTGCTGCTGCTGGGTCTCTGCAGCTACAGGGTGG GCCCTGAATCTCTCATTGTCTTGGTTGTTGCTTACTACAGGGAATCCACTATTGTTGACAGACAATGA